From Hoplias malabaricus isolate fHopMal1 chromosome 11, fHopMal1.hap1, whole genome shotgun sequence, a single genomic window includes:
- the rpl4 gene encoding 60S ribosomal protein L4 produces the protein MACARPLISVYSEKGETSGKNVVMPAVFKAPIRPDVVNFVHTNMRKNKRQPYAVSELAGHQTSAESWGTGRAVARIPRVRGGGTHRSGQGAFGNMCRGGRMFAPTKTWRRWHRRINVTQKRYAICSALAASALPALVMAKGHRIEEIPEVPLVVDDKVEGYKKTKEAVLLLKKLKAWNDIKKVYASQRMRAGKGKMRNRRRIQRKGPCIIYNEDNGVTKAFRNIPGITLQRVSKLDLLKLAPGGHIGRFCIWTESAFRKLDDLYGTWRKPSTLKIDYNLPMHKMTNTDLGRLLQSEEIQKALRAPNKKIQRRVLKKNPLKNLRVMMKLNPYAKTARRRAILQHKPEMKAKMLKPKVKRVKKTKKPKAAPAPATE, from the exons atg GCTTGTGCCCGACCGTTAATCTCGGTCTACTCCGAGAAAGGGGAGACCTCAGGCAAGAACGTGGTTATGCCTGCTGTTTTCAAGGCTCCCATCCGCCCAGATGTTGTGAACTTTGTGCATACCAACATGCGCAAGAACAAGCGCCAACCCTATGCTGTCAGTGAACTGGCTG GTCACCAGACCAGTGCTGAGTCCTGGGGCACAGGCAGAGCTGTGGCTCGTATCCCCAGAGTGCGTGGTGGTGGTACCCACCGATCTGGCCAGGGTGCTTTCGGAAAC ATGTGTCGTGGTGGTCGCATGTTTGCCCCCACAAAAACATGGCGGCGTTGGCACCGCAGGATCAATGTTACCCAGAAGAGATATGCCATCTGCTCTGCTCTGGCTGCCTCTGCCCTCCCTGCCCTAGTCATGGCCAAAG GGCACCGCATCGAGGAGATTCCTGAGGTTCCACTTGTTGTTGATGACAAAGTTGAGGGATACAAGAAGACTAAGGAAGCAGTGCTTCTGCTGAAGAAGCTCAAAGCATGGAATGACATCAAGAAG GTTTATGCCTCTCAGCGTATGCGCGCCGGCAAGGGTAAAATGAGAAACCGCAGACGAATTCAGCGCAAGGGCCCGTGTATCATCTACAACGAAGACAACGGCGTCACAAAAGCTTTCAGAAACATCCCAG GTATTACACTGCAGCGAGTGAGCAAACTCGACCTCTTGAAGCTTGCTCCCGGTGGTCACATTGGTCGTTTCTGCATCTGGACTGAAAGCGCCTTCCGCAAGCTGGATGACCTCTATGGTACTTGGCGCAAACCTTCCACACTCAAGATTGACTACAA CTTGCCTATGCACAAAATGACCAACACAGATTTGGGTAGACTCCTGCAGAGTGAGGAAATCCAGAAAGCCCTTCGTGCACCAAA caAAAAGATTCAGCGCAGAGTTCTCAAGAAGAATCCTCTGAAGAACTTGAGAGTAATGATGAAGCTCAATCCTTATGCCAAGACGGCGCGCCGCCGTGCCATCCTTCAGCACAAACCCGAG ATGAAGGCTAAAATGTTGAAGCCTAAAGTGAAGAGGGTTAAAAAGACCAAGAAGCCAAAGGCAGCCCCTGCTCCTGCAACAGAGTAA